A portion of the Brassica napus cultivar Da-Ae unplaced genomic scaffold, Da-Ae ScsIHWf_2536;HRSCAF=3277, whole genome shotgun sequence genome contains these proteins:
- the LOC125601360 gene encoding probable carboxylesterase 120, whose product MSEPSPDPCPLIGIVKNPNGSITRDSTRFPRVPATPVPSPQNPFVVTKDITVRHSNSTWMRLYVPTTALGFIVCSVDFTLYDDFCNLMARELNVVVASPSYRLAPEHRLPAAYVDGLDALRFIRMSEDEWIKSHVDLSNAYLMGTSTGGNLAYNVRGLLWIDLTPC is encoded by the exons ATGTCCGAACCATCTCCTGATCCTTGCCCTCTCATAGGCATCGTTAAGAATCCAAATGGCTCCATCACTCGCGACTCTACCAGATTCCCACGCGTCCCCGCCACACCTGTTCCGTCTCCGCAAAACCCCTTCGTCGTAACCAAAGACATCACCGTACGCCATTCAAACTCCACGTGGATGCGTCTCTACGTCCCCACTACCGCACTAG GTTTCATTGTCTGCAGCGTCGACTTCACACTCTACGACGACTTCTGCAACCTCATGGCGCGTGAGCTCAACGTGGTCGTCGCGTCCCCTTCGTACCGTCTAGCTCCCGAGCACAGACTCCCGGCGGCTTACGTCGACGGACTCGACGCTCTGAGGTTTATTAGAATGTCCGAAGACGAGTGGATCAAATCTCACGTCGATCTCTCCAACGCGTACCTCATGGGGACAAGTACCGGTGGTAACTTGGCTTACAACGTTCGCGGATTATTGTGGATTGATCTTACACCATGTTAG
- the LOC106389254 gene encoding MADS-box protein AGL42: MVRGKIEMKKIENATSRQVTFSKRRNGLLKKAYELSVLCDAQVSLIVFSQRGRLYEFSNSDMWKTIERYRKYTKDHETNNHDSEIYVQRLKEEASHMITKIELLEFHKRKLLGQELASCSLEELQEIDSQLQRSLAKVRAKKAQLFREQLEKLKAKEKQLLEENVRLHQKTVLEPWRGSTDQQEKFRVIDLNLEVETDLVIGLPEKHCK; the protein is encoded by the exons atggtgAGAGGAAAGATAGAGATGAAGAAAATAGAAAACGCGACGAGTAGACAAGTGACTTTCTCAAAAAGAAGAAATGGTTTGCTGAAGAAAGCTTATGAGCTCTCAGTACTCTGTGATGCTCAAGTTTCTCTCATTGTTTTCTCTCAGAGAGGAAGGCTTTACGAATTTTCCAACTCTGA CATGTGGAAGACGATCGAACGTTACCGCAAGTACACAAAAGATCATGAAACCAACAACCATGACTCAGAAATTTACGTCCAG CGATTAAAGGAAGAAGCAAGCCACATGATCACAAAGATTGAACTCCTTGAATTTCACAAGCG GAAGCTACTGGGTCAAGAACTTGCTTCGTGTTCTCTAGAAGAGCTTCAAGAAATTGATAGTCAACTCCAAAGAAGTTTGGCCAAGGTCCGAGCAAAAAAG GCGCAATTGTTCAGGGAGCAATTGGAGAAGCTAAAAGCAAAG GAGAAACAATTGTTAGAAGAGAACGTCCGGTTACATCAAAAG ACTGTTTTAGAACCATGGAGAGGGTCGACTGATCAACAAGAGAAATTCAGAGTCATAGATCTTAATTTGGAAGTAGAAACTGATTTAGTCATCGGTTTGCCAGAGAAGCACTGCAAATAA
- the LOC125601369 gene encoding probable zinc transporter 12: MMYRVQKTVVSAFIFSLSILPLLVSATDEENECGGSNGGGSATEKASILKYKIGAFFSILVAGVLGVCLPIFGLKSESNFFMFVKAFAAGVILATGFVHILPDATESLTSPCLGEESPWGDFPMTDLVAMAAAILTMLIESFASGYLNRSRSENEAKTLPVSTCGDKEEHSHIGSAHTHASQGHAHGSLLVPQDDMRKKIVTQILELGIVVHSVIIGISLGASPSVSTIKPLLVAITFHQLFEGFGLGGCISEAKFGVKKIWIMVLFFALTAPAGIGIGIGVSEIYNENSPMALKVSGFLNAAAAGILIYMALVDLVAPLFMDHKAQSSMKIQLACSLSLILGAGLMSLLAVWA; the protein is encoded by the exons ATGATGTATCGAGTCCAAAAAACCGTAGTTTCagctttcattttctctttgtCTATTCTACCGCTTCTAGTCTCAGCCACTGATGAAGAAAACGAATGTGGTGGCTCCAATGGAGGAGGCTCCGCTACAGAGAAGGCATCGATTCTTAAGTACAAGATCGGAGCATTCTTCTCCATCTTAGTAGCAGGAGTGTTAGGAGTCTGTTTACCTATCTTCGGCCTCAAGTCAGAGAGCAACTTTTTCATGTTCGTGAAGGCATTTGCCGCAGGAGTAATCTTAGCCACCGGTTTCGTCCACATTCTTCCAGATGCCACCGAGAGTCTCACGAGTCCATGCCTCGGAGAAGAGTCACCATGGGGTGATTTTCCCATGACGGATTTAGTTGCCATGGCTGCGGCGATTTTGACCATGTTGATTGAGTCTTTTGCTTCAGGGTATTTGAACAGGTCTCGTTCGGAGAATGAGGCTAAGACGTTGCCGGTGAGTACCTGTGGAGATAAGGAGGAGCATTCACATATTGGCTCTGCTCATACTCATGCCTCGCAAGGACATGCTCATGGCTCTCTTCTCGTCCCCCAAGATGATATGAGGAAAAAGATTGTGACACAA ATACTTGAATTGGGGATTGTGGTTCACTCAGTGATAATAGGAATATCTCTGGGAGCATCTCCGAGTGTAAGCACAATAAAGCCTCTCTTGGTTGCAATAACTTTCCATCAACTGTTTGAAGGTTTTGGTCTTGGTGGTTGCATCTCTGAG GCAAAGTTTGGGGTTAAGAAAATATGGATTATGGTGTTGTTCTTTGCACTCACGGCACCAGCAGGGATTGGAATCGGTATTGGAGTTTCAGAGATTTACAATGAGAACAGCCCAATGGCACTAAAAGTATCAGGTTTTCTTAATGCGGCAGCTGCTGGAATCTTGATTTACATGGCGCTTGTTGATTTGGTAGCTCCACTATTCATGGACCATAAAGCTCAGAGTAGTATGAAGATACAATTAGCTTGTAGCCTTTCTCTTATTCTTGGTGCTGGTTTGATGTCTCTTCTAGCTGTTTGGGCTTGA
- the LOC106431680 gene encoding uncharacterized protein LOC106431680: MRGSRTASSDMSAWCSAVVLLSLILLLSVRENNASNSMRGSQFSEKPCEEIYVVGEGETLHTIGDKCGDPFIVERNPHIHDPDDVFPGLVLRIAPFYFSRKVSL; this comes from the exons ATGAGAGGTTCAAGAACAGCATCTTCAGACATGAGTGCTTGGTGTTCTGCTGTTGTGTTGTTGTCTTTAATACTTTTGTTATCTGTTCGTGAGAACAACGCTTCTAACTCGATGAGAGGGTCTCAATTCTCAGAGAAACCTTGTGAGGAGATTTACGTCGTCGGAGAAGGAGAAACGCTTCATACCATCGGCGATAAATGTGGCGACCCGTTTATAGTTGAGCGAAACCCGCATATCCATGACCCGGATGATGTATTCCCTGGTCTCGTTCTCAGGATTGCACCTTTTTACTTCTCCAGAAAAGT aTCTCTTTAA